A single genomic interval of Bacteroidales bacterium harbors:
- a CDS encoding chloride channel protein, with protein sequence MSKGSFFIKLHSWRLKHISPRTFVLLLSLIVGALGGLAAILLKNAVFLIHNLIMTGIDRHGFNLIYLALPFIGIALTYLFVRYIVRDSINHGISRVLSAISRNNSIMRAHHMITSMIASTLTVGFGGSVGLEAPIVLTGSALGSNLSRVLRLDYHTTTLMVGCGAAGAIAGIFKAPIAAVIFALEVLMLDLTMASLIPLLISAATGTTLAYFFMGSGFLFHFSVTDHPFRMANLPFYALLGLFTGIVSLYFTKANLSIEKQFQRMPKGFIRLLAGGFITSLLVFIFPPLFGEGYETLSTLLSGKGMSLLEGSFFYPAGGNYLLLLVFLVLLLTFKVVAMSATTGGGGIGGVFAPSLFMGGVAGFFLSKVVNFFEPGRLPESNFALAGMAGVMAAVMHAPLTAIFLIAEITGGYAFFIPLMITAVIAYLTIMPFEPHSIYTKRLAAMGELITHDKDKAVLTRLSIEKLIETNFNTVRPDATLGDFVKVVSKSQRNVFPVTDQDNNFLGVVFINDVREIIFKPELYDSVYVSNLMFMPDAYVDRNATMEDVATRFQETAHYNLPVLEQGKYVGFVSRANVFSAYRKMVKEFSKE encoded by the coding sequence ATGAGTAAAGGCAGTTTCTTCATTAAACTACATAGTTGGCGTTTGAAGCATATTTCACCGCGAACTTTTGTATTGCTATTAAGCTTGATTGTCGGTGCTTTAGGAGGGCTTGCTGCTATACTACTGAAAAATGCGGTCTTCCTGATTCATAATTTAATTATGACCGGGATTGACAGGCATGGATTCAACCTCATTTACCTTGCGCTTCCATTTATAGGAATAGCATTAACCTACCTTTTTGTCAGGTATATTGTGCGGGACAGCATCAACCATGGTATCAGCCGTGTTCTTTCAGCGATCTCACGAAACAATTCTATCATGCGTGCGCATCATATGATTACCTCTATGATTGCCAGCACGCTCACAGTTGGATTCGGAGGAAGTGTTGGTTTGGAAGCCCCAATTGTGCTGACAGGTTCAGCATTGGGATCCAATCTATCCAGGGTTCTTCGGCTGGACTATCATACGACTACTTTAATGGTCGGTTGTGGTGCCGCAGGTGCTATTGCGGGCATCTTTAAAGCCCCGATTGCAGCAGTAATTTTTGCCCTTGAAGTGTTGATGCTTGACCTGACCATGGCAAGCCTGATTCCACTTTTGATTTCTGCAGCTACCGGTACAACCCTTGCCTATTTCTTCATGGGAAGTGGATTCTTATTCCATTTTTCGGTAACTGACCATCCTTTTCGCATGGCGAATCTCCCATTCTATGCACTTCTTGGATTATTTACCGGGATTGTTTCACTCTATTTCACAAAGGCAAACCTCTCCATCGAAAAGCAGTTTCAGCGAATGCCAAAAGGCTTTATCCGGTTATTGGCAGGTGGTTTCATCACCAGCTTGTTGGTTTTCATTTTTCCACCATTATTCGGAGAGGGTTATGAAACTTTGAGCACATTATTGAGTGGAAAAGGGATGAGTTTGCTGGAGGGAAGTTTCTTTTATCCGGCCGGGGGCAATTACTTATTATTATTGGTTTTCCTGGTTCTGTTGCTGACTTTTAAAGTAGTTGCCATGTCGGCAACCACTGGAGGTGGAGGAATAGGTGGAGTATTTGCACCCTCTTTATTCATGGGAGGTGTAGCCGGTTTCTTCCTTAGCAAGGTGGTGAATTTTTTTGAGCCCGGCAGGCTTCCGGAATCCAACTTTGCATTGGCTGGAATGGCGGGAGTGATGGCTGCTGTGATGCATGCCCCTTTAACAGCCATCTTCCTCATTGCTGAAATTACAGGAGGTTACGCTTTCTTTATTCCTTTGATGATTACAGCCGTTATTGCTTATCTTACTATCATGCCTTTTGAGCCTCACTCAATTTATACCAAGCGACTCGCAGCTATGGGGGAACTGATTACCCATGATAAGGATAAGGCCGTTCTCACACGACTTTCAATCGAAAAGCTCATTGAAACCAACTTTAATACTGTAAGGCCGGATGCTACACTAGGCGATTTTGTTAAAGTAGTTTCGAAATCCCAAAGAAACGTCTTTCCTGTTACCGATCAGGACAATAATTTTCTTGGTGTTGTATTCATAAATGATGTAAGAGAAATTATCTTTAAACCTGAATTATATGATTCGGTTTATGTGAGCAACCTGATGTTTATGCCTGATGCTTATGTTGACAGGAATGCGACGATGGAGGATGTGGCAACCCGATTCCAGGAAACTGCGCATTACAATCTCCCTGTGCTTGAACAAGGAAAATATGTGGGATTTGTCTCCCGGGCCAATGTATTTTCGGCCTATCGTAAAATGGTAAAGGAATTTTCCAAAGAATAA
- a CDS encoding cation transporter, which translates to MNKGKRKSNVAILSVISNSTLVVLKLVVGILIGSVSVISEAIHSGVDLIAALIAFFAVRTANKPADDRHTFGHGKYENLSAAIEGTLIFVAAGWIIYEAVNKLMFPGQVETPGWGILVMGFSAIANLFVSRRLFKVGTETDSMALIADGWHLRTDVWTSSGVAVGLGFYYLGGVFFPDLQLHWIDPVVALGVAGLIIKAAWELTSVSFQALLDERLPESEESIVTTIISSFFPQAKSFHKLKTRKSGSERFVEFHLVVHKDLTVKIAHDICDEITRQIVEKLPNATVMIHTEPCLDACDGLCKGNCEIFEY; encoded by the coding sequence ATGAATAAAGGCAAGAGAAAGAGTAATGTTGCCATATTATCAGTAATTTCTAATTCAACATTGGTAGTTCTGAAACTGGTTGTTGGAATTTTGATAGGCTCTGTTTCTGTTATATCCGAGGCAATACACTCCGGCGTGGATCTTATTGCTGCCTTGATTGCATTTTTTGCTGTACGCACAGCCAATAAGCCGGCTGATGACCGTCACACTTTTGGTCATGGTAAATATGAAAACCTTTCTGCTGCCATAGAAGGTACCCTGATTTTTGTTGCTGCGGGTTGGATTATCTACGAGGCTGTTAACAAACTTATGTTTCCGGGGCAAGTGGAAACACCGGGATGGGGAATACTGGTTATGGGGTTCTCAGCGATAGCTAATTTATTTGTATCACGACGATTATTTAAAGTTGGGACTGAAACTGATTCAATGGCCTTGATTGCAGATGGATGGCACCTGCGCACAGATGTCTGGACATCATCGGGTGTAGCAGTGGGCTTAGGCTTTTATTATCTTGGAGGGGTTTTCTTTCCGGATCTTCAGCTTCATTGGATCGACCCCGTTGTAGCATTAGGTGTAGCCGGGTTAATTATTAAAGCTGCCTGGGAACTCACCTCAGTATCCTTCCAGGCATTGCTTGATGAACGCCTTCCTGAAAGTGAAGAATCCATTGTTACCACTATTATCTCCTCGTTTTTTCCCCAGGCTAAGAGTTTTCATAAACTTAAGACCAGGAAATCAGGTTCAGAGAGGTTCGTGGAATTTCACCTGGTAGTACACAAAGATCTGACTGTGAAGATAGCTCATGATATATGTGATGAAATCACAAGACAAATTGTCGAGAAATTACCTAATGCAACCGTTATGATCCACACCGAACCATGCCTGGATGCATGTGATGGATTATGCAAAGGAAATTGCGAAATATTTGAATATTGA
- a CDS encoding DUF4249 domain-containing protein, with translation MKAIFPIIIFFLLFIGCEKTEKIENFPKTASRIALDCIMIPDSGISVILYKSLSILDNAPNKALTQATLELYKDGSLLATQVGANQSNSYYFPDIKPEAGHQYKLVARHNGYETVTAVSDIPLAAEIKKLSTTVHDTSSWEWTYGIRYFFSKGKLLLDLKDAPETGNYYKLSMYMLDTSYSFNEYGDTVGIYIYKNSLQNFGNEATNPLIEFTEGESYYFSDQYVNGQEFSIELPITYSGDTPGVDIFVELSTLSKDYFLFRKSLIKYNESQNNPFSEPIKIYTNIENGYGIFAGSTLLFKQIRYN, from the coding sequence ATGAAAGCAATATTTCCAATCATCATTTTCTTTCTGCTGTTTATCGGATGTGAGAAAACCGAGAAAATAGAAAACTTCCCAAAAACAGCTTCCAGGATAGCATTAGACTGCATCATGATACCTGATAGCGGAATTAGTGTGATTCTGTATAAGAGTTTGTCAATACTCGATAATGCTCCCAACAAGGCTTTAACCCAGGCAACCCTGGAACTTTATAAGGATGGCTCCCTATTGGCCACACAGGTTGGGGCTAACCAGTCGAATTCCTACTACTTTCCTGATATTAAGCCTGAAGCCGGGCATCAGTATAAACTAGTTGCCAGGCACAATGGTTATGAAACTGTAACCGCTGTTTCAGATATTCCATTAGCAGCAGAAATCAAAAAACTATCCACAACCGTGCATGATACCTCCAGTTGGGAATGGACCTATGGGATCAGATATTTTTTCTCAAAGGGTAAGTTGTTACTTGACTTGAAGGACGCTCCTGAAACTGGCAATTATTATAAACTAAGCATGTATATGCTAGATACTTCTTACAGCTTTAATGAGTATGGCGATACAGTAGGCATTTATATTTATAAGAATTCCTTACAGAATTTCGGTAATGAGGCAACTAATCCTTTGATTGAATTCACTGAAGGAGAATCCTATTATTTTTCCGATCAATATGTGAATGGGCAGGAATTTAGTATTGAGTTGCCAATAACCTATTCAGGAGATACTCCCGGCGTTGATATTTTTGTAGAATTATCCACTTTATCCAAAGACTACTTTCTTTTCCGAAAGAGTTTGATAAAATATAACGAAAGTCAGAATAATCCATTCAGTGAACCCATTAAGATTTATACCAATATCGAGAATGGGTATGGGATTTTTGCCGGAAGTACACTGCTATTTAAACAAATACGATATAATTAA